Proteins from a genomic interval of Ptychodera flava strain L36383 chromosome 7, AS_Pfla_20210202, whole genome shotgun sequence:
- the LOC139137363 gene encoding ATP-dependent RNA helicase DDX19A-like isoform X3 produces MADDEWAKQVEDQERGKLENKVKDMKITVTKSKDEGGGGGDAREVKVTETTASKVPWNENDGGWNDAEDASKSNEASGASPSKEDKAGDEPETSKADASLMKKALRDKLVNIKHEVEVLRKDPNSPLYSVKSFEELHLRPELLNGVYGLGFNSPSKIQETALPMLLADPPKNMIAQSQSGTGKTAAFVLAMLSRVDTDKHYPQALCLAPTYELALQIGEVVQKMGARMTELSIRYAVKGEKLARGQKIYDHILIGTPGTTLDWGLKFRFFDLSKIRVFVLDEADVMIATQGHQDQSMRIKIKLNKDDCQMMLFSATYEENVMKFAEKIIPDASIIRLRREEESLANIKQYYIDCRNQQDKFEALCNIYGTISIGQAMIFCHTKRTAAWLAEKMSIEGHAVALLTGELDVSQRVAVLGRFRDGKEKLLITTNVTARGIDVESVTVVVNFDVPVDVHGNADCETYLHRIGRTGRFGKSGIAINMVDGPRSMSLLRKIEEHFGRKIGRLRADDAEEIEKIAE; encoded by the exons ATGGCAGACGATGAATGGGCCAAACAAGTAGAAGATCAAGAGAGGGGGAAACTCGAGAATAAG GTCAAAGATATGAAAATCACCGTCACCAAATCCAAAGATGAGGGCGGCGGAGGCGGTGATGCCAGGGAAGTCAAAGTTACCGAGACAACTGCTTCCAAGGTGCCGTGGAATGAGAACGACGGAGGATGGAATGATGCTGAAGATGCATCCAAATCAAATGAGGCATCAGGTGCTTCACCGTCAAAGGAAGACAAAGCTGGCGATGAGCCAG AGACGTCAAAAGCTGATGCCTCGCTGATGAAAAAAGCTCTTCGGGACAAATTAGTGAACATAAAGCATGAAGTTGAAGTTTTACGAAAAGATCCTAACTCACCTTTGTATTCTGTAAAATCATTTGAAGAGTTGCATTT ACGACCAGAGCTATTGAATGGAGTGTATGGACTAGGTTTTAATTCTCCATCCAAGATTCAGGAGACGGCACTGCCCATGTTATTGGCTGATCC TCCAAAGAATATGATAGCACAATCACAGAGTGGCACTGGTAAGACAGCTGCGTTTGTACTGGCCATGTTAAGTAGAGTAGACACTGATAAACACTATCCACAG GCGCTTTGCCTGGCACCGACTTACGAATTGGCTCTACAAATCGGGGAAGTGGTCCAGAAAATGGGTGCACGCATGACAGAGTTAAGTATTCGATATGCTGTCAAGGGAGAAAAAT tgGCCAGAGGacagaaaatttatgatcatatCCTTATTGGCACGCCGGGAACGACACTGGACTGGGGTCTAAAGTTCCGGTTCTTTGATTTGTCCAAAATCCGTGTGTTTGTCCTGGATGAAGCCGATGTGATGATTGCAACACAGGGACATCAGGATCAATCGATGCGAATTAAAAT AAAACTGAACAAAGACGATTGCCAGATGATGTTGTTTTCGGCCACATATGAAGAAAACGTTATGAAGTTCGCAGAGAAGATTATCCCAGACGCTAGTATCATACGACTCCGACGTGAAGAAGAGTCACTGGCTAACATTAAGCAATACTACATAGATTGTCGAAATCAGCAAGACAAGTTTGAAgcactttgtaacatttatgGAACGATTTCGATTGGACAGGCCATGATATTTTGCCAT ACGAAGAGAACCGCAGCGTGGCTGGCAGAAAAGATGTCCATAGAGGGCCATGCAGTAGCTCTGCTCACAGGGGAACTGGATGTGTCGCAGCGTGTCGCAGTACTCGGTAGATTCAGAGACGGCAAGGAGAAACTTCTTATCACAACAAATGTCACAGCTAGAG GCATTGATGTTGAATCGGTGACTGTTGTGGTCAACTTTGATGTTCCGGTAGACGTACACGGCAATGCCGACTGCGAGACCTACTTACACAGGATCGGCAGAACTGGTAGATTTGGTAAATCTGGAATAGCAATCAACATGGTGGATGGGCCTAGGTCTATGAGTTTGCTCagaaaaatagaagaacattttG GTCGCAAGATTGGTAGACTTAGGGCTGATGATGCTGAAGAGATTGAGAAGATAGCCGAgtaa
- the LOC139137363 gene encoding ATP-dependent RNA helicase DDX19A-like isoform X1 gives MADDEWAKQVEDQERGKLENKTKMADDDWAKQVEDQERGQLENKVKDMKITVTKSKDEGGGGGDAREVKVTETTASKVPWNENDGGWNDAEDASKSNEASGASPSKEDKAGDEPETSKADASLMKKALRDKLVNIKHEVEVLRKDPNSPLYSVKSFEELHLRPELLNGVYGLGFNSPSKIQETALPMLLADPPKNMIAQSQSGTGKTAAFVLAMLSRVDTDKHYPQALCLAPTYELALQIGEVVQKMGARMTELSIRYAVKGEKLARGQKIYDHILIGTPGTTLDWGLKFRFFDLSKIRVFVLDEADVMIATQGHQDQSMRIKIKLNKDDCQMMLFSATYEENVMKFAEKIIPDASIIRLRREEESLANIKQYYIDCRNQQDKFEALCNIYGTISIGQAMIFCHTKRTAAWLAEKMSIEGHAVALLTGELDVSQRVAVLGRFRDGKEKLLITTNVTARGIDVESVTVVVNFDVPVDVHGNADCETYLHRIGRTGRFGKSGIAINMVDGPRSMSLLRKIEEHFGRKIGRLRADDAEEIEKIAE, from the exons ATGGCAGACGATGAATGGGCCAAACAAGTAGAAGATCAAGAGAGGGGGAAACTCGAGAATAAG ACTAAGATGGCAGACGATGACTGGGCCAAACAAGTAGAAGATCAAGAGAGGGGCCAACTCGAGAATAAG GTCAAAGATATGAAAATCACCGTCACCAAATCCAAAGATGAGGGCGGCGGAGGCGGTGATGCCAGGGAAGTCAAAGTTACCGAGACAACTGCTTCCAAGGTGCCGTGGAATGAGAACGACGGAGGATGGAATGATGCTGAAGATGCATCCAAATCAAATGAGGCATCAGGTGCTTCACCGTCAAAGGAAGACAAAGCTGGCGATGAGCCAG AGACGTCAAAAGCTGATGCCTCGCTGATGAAAAAAGCTCTTCGGGACAAATTAGTGAACATAAAGCATGAAGTTGAAGTTTTACGAAAAGATCCTAACTCACCTTTGTATTCTGTAAAATCATTTGAAGAGTTGCATTT ACGACCAGAGCTATTGAATGGAGTGTATGGACTAGGTTTTAATTCTCCATCCAAGATTCAGGAGACGGCACTGCCCATGTTATTGGCTGATCC TCCAAAGAATATGATAGCACAATCACAGAGTGGCACTGGTAAGACAGCTGCGTTTGTACTGGCCATGTTAAGTAGAGTAGACACTGATAAACACTATCCACAG GCGCTTTGCCTGGCACCGACTTACGAATTGGCTCTACAAATCGGGGAAGTGGTCCAGAAAATGGGTGCACGCATGACAGAGTTAAGTATTCGATATGCTGTCAAGGGAGAAAAAT tgGCCAGAGGacagaaaatttatgatcatatCCTTATTGGCACGCCGGGAACGACACTGGACTGGGGTCTAAAGTTCCGGTTCTTTGATTTGTCCAAAATCCGTGTGTTTGTCCTGGATGAAGCCGATGTGATGATTGCAACACAGGGACATCAGGATCAATCGATGCGAATTAAAAT AAAACTGAACAAAGACGATTGCCAGATGATGTTGTTTTCGGCCACATATGAAGAAAACGTTATGAAGTTCGCAGAGAAGATTATCCCAGACGCTAGTATCATACGACTCCGACGTGAAGAAGAGTCACTGGCTAACATTAAGCAATACTACATAGATTGTCGAAATCAGCAAGACAAGTTTGAAgcactttgtaacatttatgGAACGATTTCGATTGGACAGGCCATGATATTTTGCCAT ACGAAGAGAACCGCAGCGTGGCTGGCAGAAAAGATGTCCATAGAGGGCCATGCAGTAGCTCTGCTCACAGGGGAACTGGATGTGTCGCAGCGTGTCGCAGTACTCGGTAGATTCAGAGACGGCAAGGAGAAACTTCTTATCACAACAAATGTCACAGCTAGAG GCATTGATGTTGAATCGGTGACTGTTGTGGTCAACTTTGATGTTCCGGTAGACGTACACGGCAATGCCGACTGCGAGACCTACTTACACAGGATCGGCAGAACTGGTAGATTTGGTAAATCTGGAATAGCAATCAACATGGTGGATGGGCCTAGGTCTATGAGTTTGCTCagaaaaatagaagaacattttG GTCGCAAGATTGGTAGACTTAGGGCTGATGATGCTGAAGAGATTGAGAAGATAGCCGAgtaa
- the LOC139137363 gene encoding ATP-dependent RNA helicase DDX19A-like isoform X2: MADDDWAKQVEDQERGQLENKVKDMKITVTKSKDEGGGGGDAREVKVTETTASKVPWNENDGGWNDAEDASKSNEASGASPSKEDKAGDEPETSKADASLMKKALRDKLVNIKHEVEVLRKDPNSPLYSVKSFEELHLRPELLNGVYGLGFNSPSKIQETALPMLLADPPKNMIAQSQSGTGKTAAFVLAMLSRVDTDKHYPQALCLAPTYELALQIGEVVQKMGARMTELSIRYAVKGEKLARGQKIYDHILIGTPGTTLDWGLKFRFFDLSKIRVFVLDEADVMIATQGHQDQSMRIKIKLNKDDCQMMLFSATYEENVMKFAEKIIPDASIIRLRREEESLANIKQYYIDCRNQQDKFEALCNIYGTISIGQAMIFCHTKRTAAWLAEKMSIEGHAVALLTGELDVSQRVAVLGRFRDGKEKLLITTNVTARGIDVESVTVVVNFDVPVDVHGNADCETYLHRIGRTGRFGKSGIAINMVDGPRSMSLLRKIEEHFGRKIGRLRADDAEEIEKIAE; the protein is encoded by the exons ATGGCAGACGATGACTGGGCCAAACAAGTAGAAGATCAAGAGAGGGGCCAACTCGAGAATAAG GTCAAAGATATGAAAATCACCGTCACCAAATCCAAAGATGAGGGCGGCGGAGGCGGTGATGCCAGGGAAGTCAAAGTTACCGAGACAACTGCTTCCAAGGTGCCGTGGAATGAGAACGACGGAGGATGGAATGATGCTGAAGATGCATCCAAATCAAATGAGGCATCAGGTGCTTCACCGTCAAAGGAAGACAAAGCTGGCGATGAGCCAG AGACGTCAAAAGCTGATGCCTCGCTGATGAAAAAAGCTCTTCGGGACAAATTAGTGAACATAAAGCATGAAGTTGAAGTTTTACGAAAAGATCCTAACTCACCTTTGTATTCTGTAAAATCATTTGAAGAGTTGCATTT ACGACCAGAGCTATTGAATGGAGTGTATGGACTAGGTTTTAATTCTCCATCCAAGATTCAGGAGACGGCACTGCCCATGTTATTGGCTGATCC TCCAAAGAATATGATAGCACAATCACAGAGTGGCACTGGTAAGACAGCTGCGTTTGTACTGGCCATGTTAAGTAGAGTAGACACTGATAAACACTATCCACAG GCGCTTTGCCTGGCACCGACTTACGAATTGGCTCTACAAATCGGGGAAGTGGTCCAGAAAATGGGTGCACGCATGACAGAGTTAAGTATTCGATATGCTGTCAAGGGAGAAAAAT tgGCCAGAGGacagaaaatttatgatcatatCCTTATTGGCACGCCGGGAACGACACTGGACTGGGGTCTAAAGTTCCGGTTCTTTGATTTGTCCAAAATCCGTGTGTTTGTCCTGGATGAAGCCGATGTGATGATTGCAACACAGGGACATCAGGATCAATCGATGCGAATTAAAAT AAAACTGAACAAAGACGATTGCCAGATGATGTTGTTTTCGGCCACATATGAAGAAAACGTTATGAAGTTCGCAGAGAAGATTATCCCAGACGCTAGTATCATACGACTCCGACGTGAAGAAGAGTCACTGGCTAACATTAAGCAATACTACATAGATTGTCGAAATCAGCAAGACAAGTTTGAAgcactttgtaacatttatgGAACGATTTCGATTGGACAGGCCATGATATTTTGCCAT ACGAAGAGAACCGCAGCGTGGCTGGCAGAAAAGATGTCCATAGAGGGCCATGCAGTAGCTCTGCTCACAGGGGAACTGGATGTGTCGCAGCGTGTCGCAGTACTCGGTAGATTCAGAGACGGCAAGGAGAAACTTCTTATCACAACAAATGTCACAGCTAGAG GCATTGATGTTGAATCGGTGACTGTTGTGGTCAACTTTGATGTTCCGGTAGACGTACACGGCAATGCCGACTGCGAGACCTACTTACACAGGATCGGCAGAACTGGTAGATTTGGTAAATCTGGAATAGCAATCAACATGGTGGATGGGCCTAGGTCTATGAGTTTGCTCagaaaaatagaagaacattttG GTCGCAAGATTGGTAGACTTAGGGCTGATGATGCTGAAGAGATTGAGAAGATAGCCGAgtaa